One Streptomyces sp. L2 genomic window carries:
- a CDS encoding bifunctional DNA primase/polymerase, translating to MEETIAGAETAQIPQQRGESLLETAVRYAEERHWDVFPGTWLEAVDGVQHCSCGDATCPAPGAHPTRPDWAAQATGSATVARRMWQKQPTASILLPTGRTFDALSVPESAGFLALARMERMELTLGPVTLTPDRRMQFFVLPGASVKVPELVRKLGWSVASLDLVPLGEGGYVAAPPTRFASRGAVQWACRPTPANRWLPDAEELISPLAYACGRDR from the coding sequence GTGGAAGAGACGATCGCGGGCGCCGAAACCGCTCAGATTCCGCAGCAGCGCGGCGAATCGCTGCTGGAAACCGCCGTGCGCTATGCCGAGGAGCGCCACTGGGACGTGTTCCCGGGCACCTGGCTGGAAGCCGTCGACGGGGTGCAGCACTGCTCCTGCGGCGACGCGACCTGTCCTGCGCCGGGTGCGCACCCCACGCGCCCCGACTGGGCCGCGCAGGCGACCGGCAGTGCGACGGTGGCCCGCCGCATGTGGCAGAAGCAGCCCACGGCGTCGATCCTGCTGCCGACGGGGCGGACGTTCGACGCGTTGTCCGTCCCGGAGAGCGCGGGGTTCCTGGCGCTGGCCCGGATGGAGCGGATGGAGCTGACGCTGGGGCCGGTGACGCTCACGCCGGACCGGCGGATGCAGTTCTTCGTGCTGCCGGGGGCTTCCGTGAAGGTGCCCGAGCTGGTGCGGAAGCTGGGGTGGTCGGTCGCTTCGCTGGATCTCGTGCCGTTGGGGGAGGGGGGGTATGTGGCCGCGCCTCCTACGCGGTTCGCTTCGCGGGGGGCCGTGCAGTGGGCCTGCCGGCCTACTCCGGCGAATCGGTGGTTGCCGGATGCGGAGGAGTTGATCTCGCCGTTGGCGTATGCGTGCGGGAGGGATCGGTAG
- a CDS encoding class I SAM-dependent methyltransferase, translated as MTTAAQEAFLKSFHAERPAVTAEAFAGARTTDGRASSYELLAERVAAHRVLDLGCGDGHLLHLLARTPGRTLAGADISPQALALARRRPEVIQAGAVLVEARAQQLPFADGAFDAVASHMALMLMGDVEQVAAEIARVLVPGGVLAFVVGAGGRGTAYEVFRELLGEALERTPAERRIPVLGDRRTRDRDAMSGLLAAAGFDPAPDWETLTLDIGGPPERVWTALSGLYALAALDAGTLAGLRAAFLARTGGPDDDLPCHFGIHLATATNR; from the coding sequence ATGACCACCGCCGCCCAGGAAGCCTTCCTGAAGTCCTTCCACGCCGAGCGCCCGGCGGTGACGGCCGAGGCGTTCGCCGGCGCCCGGACCACCGACGGCCGGGCCTCCAGCTACGAACTCCTCGCCGAACGCGTCGCCGCCCACCGCGTCCTGGACCTCGGCTGCGGCGACGGCCACCTCCTCCACCTGCTGGCCCGCACCCCGGGCCGTACCCTCGCCGGCGCCGACATCTCCCCCCAGGCACTCGCCCTCGCCCGCCGGCGCCCGGAGGTCATACAGGCGGGTGCGGTGCTGGTGGAGGCCCGCGCCCAGCAACTCCCCTTCGCCGACGGCGCCTTCGACGCGGTCGCCTCCCACATGGCGCTGATGCTGATGGGGGACGTCGAGCAGGTCGCCGCCGAGATCGCGCGCGTGCTGGTGCCCGGCGGCGTGCTGGCGTTCGTCGTCGGCGCGGGCGGGCGGGGAACGGCGTACGAGGTGTTCCGCGAGCTGCTGGGGGAGGCGCTGGAACGCACCCCCGCCGAACGCCGGATACCCGTTCTCGGTGACCGCCGCACCCGCGACCGGGACGCCATGAGCGGACTGCTCGCCGCGGCCGGGTTCGACCCGGCACCGGACTGGGAGACGCTCACCCTCGACATCGGCGGACCGCCCGAGCGCGTCTGGACGGCCCTGTCCGGCCTGTACGCCCTCGCCGCCCTGGACGCCGGAACCCTCGCCGGCCTCCGCGCGGCCTTCCTCGCCCGGACCGGCGGACCGGACGACGACCTGCCCTGCCACTTCGGCATCCACCTCGCCACCGCCACGAATCGCTGA
- a CDS encoding GNAT family N-acetyltransferase — protein MNDLRIEPVDGDVMLEEWRHVHNVVVPPAAMSLEDARERVGRNRMENAYLGEVLVGCSTVRPPVGADAVATVIARVLPEYRGRGFGRIVYERALAHARVLGAEVIETCVLAANREGLRFAERFGFVEADRYVLDGESDEWVDLRLAPAPVN, from the coding sequence ATGAACGATCTTCGAATCGAGCCCGTCGACGGCGACGTGATGCTGGAGGAGTGGCGGCACGTGCACAACGTGGTCGTGCCGCCCGCCGCCATGTCGCTGGAGGACGCGCGGGAGCGGGTGGGGCGGAACCGGATGGAGAACGCGTACCTGGGGGAGGTGCTCGTCGGGTGTTCCACCGTGCGGCCGCCGGTGGGGGCGGACGCGGTGGCGACGGTCATCGCGCGCGTGCTGCCCGAGTATCGGGGGCGGGGGTTCGGGCGGATCGTCTATGAGCGTGCACTCGCCCACGCGCGCGTGCTGGGCGCCGAGGTGATCGAGACCTGTGTCCTCGCGGCGAACCGGGAAGGGCTGCGGTTCGCGGAGCGGTTCGGGTTCGTGGAGGCCGACCGGTATGTGCTCGACGGCGAGAGCGACGAGTGGGTGGATCTGCGGCTGGCTCCCGCGCCGGTCAACTGA
- a CDS encoding SIS domain-containing protein has product MSDGTPADLFFDAAINLLHRVREEDAEAITAAGTLLADTVAAGGRLFAFGAGHSSLPAQDVVYRAGGLALMNLLAVPGVVGVDVIPATLGSALERVDGLASAVLDTSPLRAGDALVIISLSGRNALPVEMALGARARGVKVIGVTSVVYASETTSRHSSGTFLKDHCDIVLDSKIAVGDAELTLDTIPAPFAPASTVVTSALMQAMTATAAATLADRGIEPPLLRSGNVDGGHEWNSRVMREYGDRIFYRH; this is encoded by the coding sequence ATGAGCGACGGCACGCCGGCCGACCTGTTCTTCGACGCCGCCATCAACCTCCTGCACCGCGTCCGCGAGGAGGACGCGGAGGCCATCACCGCGGCCGGCACCCTCCTCGCCGACACCGTCGCCGCCGGCGGCCGCCTCTTCGCCTTCGGCGCCGGCCACTCCTCCCTCCCCGCCCAGGACGTCGTCTACCGCGCCGGCGGCCTCGCCCTCATGAACCTCCTCGCCGTCCCCGGCGTCGTCGGCGTCGACGTCATCCCCGCCACCCTCGGCTCCGCCCTCGAACGCGTCGACGGCCTCGCGAGCGCCGTCCTCGACACGTCCCCCCTCCGCGCCGGCGACGCCCTCGTGATCATCTCCCTCTCCGGCCGCAACGCCCTCCCCGTCGAGATGGCCCTCGGCGCCCGCGCCCGCGGCGTGAAGGTCATCGGTGTGACCTCGGTCGTGTACGCCTCGGAGACCACGTCCCGGCATTCCTCGGGCACGTTCCTGAAGGACCACTGCGACATCGTCCTGGACTCGAAGATCGCGGTCGGCGACGCCGAACTGACCCTCGACACGATCCCGGCGCCGTTCGCCCCCGCCTCCACGGTCGTCACCAGCGCCCTGATGCAGGCGATGACGGCCACCGCCGCCGCCACCCTGGCCGACCGCGGCATCGAGCCACCGCTGCTGCGCTCCGGCAACGTCGACGGCGGCCACGAGTGGAACAGCCGCGTCATGCGGGAGTACGGCGACCGGATCTTCTACCGGCACTGA
- a CDS encoding metal-dependent transcriptional regulator, with protein sequence MSGLIDTTEMYLRTILELEEEGVVPMRARIAERLDQSGPTVSQTVARMERDGLVSVASDRHLELTDEGRRLATRVMRKHRLAECLLVDVIGLEWEQVHAEACRWEHVMSEAVERRVLELLRHPTESPYGNPIPGLEELGEKDGADPFLDAGMVSLADLDPGSDGKTVVVRRIGEPIQTDAQLMYTLRRAGVQPGSVVSVTESAGGVLVGSGGEAAELEADVASHVFVAKR encoded by the coding sequence ATGTCCGGACTGATCGACACCACGGAGATGTATCTCCGCACCATCCTCGAACTCGAAGAGGAAGGCGTCGTCCCCATGCGCGCCCGCATCGCGGAGCGGCTCGACCAGAGCGGGCCGACGGTGAGCCAGACGGTCGCGCGGATGGAGCGGGACGGTCTGGTGTCCGTCGCCAGCGACCGCCACCTGGAGCTGACCGACGAGGGCCGCCGGCTGGCGACGCGCGTGATGCGCAAGCACCGGCTGGCCGAGTGCCTCCTCGTCGACGTGATCGGCCTGGAGTGGGAGCAGGTGCACGCGGAGGCCTGCCGCTGGGAGCACGTGATGAGCGAGGCCGTCGAGCGGCGGGTGCTGGAGCTGCTGCGGCACCCGACCGAGTCGCCGTACGGCAACCCGATCCCCGGGCTCGAGGAGCTGGGCGAGAAGGACGGCGCCGACCCGTTCCTGGACGCGGGCATGGTCTCGCTGGCCGACCTGGACCCGGGCTCCGACGGCAAGACGGTCGTCGTACGCCGGATCGGCGAGCCGATCCAGACGGACGCCCAGCTGATGTACACGCTGCGGCGGGCGGGCGTGCAGCCCGGCTCCGTGGTGAGTGTGACGGAGTCGGCCGGCGGGGTGCTGGTCGGCAGCGGCGGCGAGGCGGCCGAGCTGGAGGCGGACGTCGCCTCGCACGTGTTCGTCGCCAAGCGCTGA
- a CDS encoding ABC transporter ATP-binding protein, whose product MTDVAVRVRGLWKRFGEQVAVGGIDLDLPAGKFVGLVGPNGAGKTTTLSMVTGLLRPDGGSVEVVGHDVWRDPVAVKARIGVLPEGLRLFERLSGRELLAYSGRLRGLPGDEVDKRATQLLDVLDLAGAQHKLVVDYSTGMRKKIGLAAALLHNPEVLFLDEPFEGVDPVSAQTIRGVLERYTASGATVVFSSHVMELVESLCDWVAVLAAGRIRATGELAEVRGEHPTLQAAFLELVGARGRDAGSDLDWLGGGAAR is encoded by the coding sequence ATGACCGATGTTGCGGTGCGGGTGCGGGGGTTGTGGAAGCGGTTCGGGGAGCAGGTTGCCGTTGGGGGGATTGATCTCGATCTGCCCGCTGGGAAGTTCGTCGGGCTGGTGGGGCCCAATGGGGCGGGGAAGACGACGACTCTGTCCATGGTGACCGGGTTGTTGCGGCCGGACGGTGGATCGGTCGAGGTGGTCGGGCACGATGTGTGGCGGGATCCGGTGGCCGTCAAGGCGCGGATCGGGGTGCTGCCCGAGGGGCTCAGGCTGTTCGAGCGGCTGTCGGGGCGGGAGCTGCTCGCGTACTCGGGGCGGCTGCGGGGACTGCCCGGTGACGAGGTCGACAAGCGGGCCACACAGCTGCTGGACGTGCTCGACCTGGCCGGCGCCCAGCACAAGCTGGTGGTCGACTACTCCACCGGCATGCGCAAGAAGATCGGGCTCGCGGCCGCTCTCCTGCACAACCCGGAGGTCCTCTTCCTGGACGAGCCGTTCGAGGGCGTCGACCCCGTCTCCGCGCAGACCATCCGGGGCGTGCTGGAGCGGTACACCGCCTCCGGGGCCACCGTCGTGTTCTCCTCGCACGTGATGGAGCTGGTCGAGTCGCTGTGCGACTGGGTGGCGGTGCTGGCGGCGGGCCGGATCCGGGCGACCGGTGAGCTCGCCGAGGTGCGCGGGGAGCATCCCACACTGCAGGCCGCGTTCCTGGAACTCGTGGGCGCCCGGGGCCGGGACGCCGGGTCCGACCTGGACTGGCTGGGCGGCGGGGCTGCCCGATGA
- a CDS encoding transporter, whose product MTNLTSTFIRLKLSLLRNGLRQSTGRRAAFVASAVVALLVAALQLLGLIALRGHAHADAVAVLGTAVLAAGWAVMPLFFPTGDETLDPTRLVMLPLRPRPLVRALLAASLVGIGPVFTVLLLTGCALSVAHGAAAYAVTVVAVLLGLLVCVALARAVAAANVRLLTSRKGRDLAVLSGLVIAVGAQLVNFGAQRLGSAGLGQLGPAADVVRWLPPASAVGAVWSVSEGAYGVAAGQLLLSLAVLALLIAVWARSLTRLMTAPDGSTLQAADAGTRDRSSAGLGRLLPGGRTGTVMERALRYIWRDPKTKAAWVTSLAIGLIVPVFNAVQGTGSVYFACFAAGMLGIQMYNQFGQDTSAFWMVALTISSPRDAYAELRGRALALLLITLPYAALVTVVTTALLGGWARLPEVLGLSFALLGAMLATGAWTSARFPYSIPQEGHRNVAAGQAGLAWISIFGGMVAAALLCAPVIALAVALNVSAGGDAWTWLLLPVGAVYGTAVTLAGLRLAAPRTAARLPEILTAVSKG is encoded by the coding sequence ATGACCAACCTGACCTCCACGTTCATACGGCTGAAGCTGTCGCTGCTCAGGAACGGGCTGCGGCAGTCCACGGGCCGGCGGGCCGCGTTCGTCGCCTCCGCGGTCGTCGCGCTCCTCGTCGCCGCACTGCAACTGCTGGGCCTGATCGCGCTGCGCGGGCACGCGCACGCCGACGCGGTCGCCGTCCTCGGCACGGCCGTGCTGGCGGCGGGCTGGGCGGTCATGCCGCTGTTCTTCCCGACCGGCGACGAGACGCTGGACCCGACCCGGCTGGTGATGCTGCCGCTGCGGCCCCGGCCGCTGGTCCGGGCCCTGCTCGCGGCCTCCCTGGTCGGCATCGGCCCGGTGTTCACCGTGCTGCTGCTGACGGGGTGCGCGCTGTCGGTGGCGCACGGCGCGGCGGCGTACGCCGTGACGGTGGTCGCGGTCCTCCTGGGGCTGCTGGTGTGCGTGGCGCTGGCGCGGGCGGTGGCCGCGGCGAACGTGCGGCTGCTGACCAGCCGCAAGGGCCGCGATCTGGCGGTGCTCAGCGGGCTGGTGATCGCGGTCGGGGCGCAGCTGGTCAACTTCGGTGCCCAGCGGCTCGGTTCGGCCGGGCTCGGGCAGCTGGGGCCGGCCGCGGACGTGGTGCGTTGGCTGCCGCCGGCGTCGGCGGTGGGTGCGGTGTGGTCGGTGAGCGAGGGGGCGTACGGCGTGGCGGCCGGGCAACTGCTGCTGTCGCTGGCCGTGTTGGCGCTGCTGATCGCCGTGTGGGCGCGCAGTCTGACCCGGCTGATGACGGCGCCGGACGGCTCCACCCTGCAGGCTGCCGACGCCGGCACCCGGGACCGCTCCTCCGCCGGGCTGGGCCGTCTGCTGCCCGGCGGACGCACGGGCACGGTCATGGAACGCGCCCTGCGCTACATCTGGCGCGACCCCAAGACGAAGGCCGCGTGGGTGACGTCGCTGGCCATCGGGCTGATCGTGCCCGTGTTCAACGCGGTGCAGGGCACCGGGTCGGTGTACTTCGCGTGCTTCGCGGCCGGCATGCTCGGCATCCAGATGTACAACCAGTTCGGACAGGACACCTCCGCCTTCTGGATGGTGGCCCTGACGATCTCCTCACCCCGGGACGCCTACGCCGAACTGCGCGGCCGGGCCCTGGCGTTGCTGCTGATCACCCTGCCGTACGCCGCTCTCGTCACCGTCGTGACGACCGCGCTGCTCGGCGGCTGGGCGCGGCTGCCCGAGGTGCTCGGGCTGTCCTTCGCGCTGCTCGGGGCGATGCTGGCGACCGGCGCGTGGACCTCGGCCCGCTTCCCGTACTCCATCCCGCAGGAGGGCCACCGCAACGTGGCCGCCGGGCAGGCCGGGCTGGCGTGGATCTCCATCTTCGGCGGCATGGTCGCGGCCGCCCTGCTGTGCGCCCCCGTCATCGCCCTGGCCGTCGCGCTCAACGTCAGCGCGGGCGGCGACGCGTGGACCTGGCTGCTGCTGCCGGTGGGCGCGGTGTACGGCACGGCGGTCACGCTGGCGGGCCTGCGCCTCGCCGCGCCCCGTACGGCGGCCCGGCTCCCGGAGATCCTCACGGCGGTCAGCAAGGGGTAG
- a CDS encoding alpha/beta hydrolase, with the protein MARRINVTGAGGVTLAAWEFADPPKADPPPPADARPAEPLTPDACSVPPGTKPLPSPRAAPPLPGTAPTPPATAASATPGVLLLHGLMGRASHWASAARWLSARHRAVALDQRGHGQSDKPPQAAYTREAYVEDAEAALEQLGLAPAVLVGHAMGALTAWQLAARRPDLVSGLVICDMRASALGAASQREWADWFRSWPVPFATLADVRKWFGEDDPWVERPHPSRGAFYAEVMHECADGWRPVFDPDQMLRTRETWVHDAHWEELAQVRCPTLVVRGLDGELGRAEAQEMVRVLPHGEYAEIADAGHLIHYDQPTAWRAAIEPFLNRVLVP; encoded by the coding sequence ATGGCACGGCGGATCAACGTGACGGGAGCGGGCGGGGTGACCCTGGCCGCCTGGGAGTTCGCGGACCCCCCGAAGGCCGACCCACCCCCGCCCGCGGACGCCCGCCCGGCCGAGCCCCTCACCCCGGACGCCTGTTCGGTTCCGCCCGGCACGAAACCCTTGCCCTCGCCCCGGGCCGCACCCCCACTACCCGGCACGGCCCCCACACCGCCCGCGACCGCCGCGTCCGCCACCCCCGGTGTCCTGTTACTGCACGGCCTGATGGGTCGCGCCTCGCACTGGGCGTCCGCCGCCCGCTGGCTCTCCGCGCGCCACCGCGCCGTCGCGCTCGACCAGCGCGGCCACGGCCAGAGCGACAAGCCCCCGCAGGCCGCGTACACCCGCGAGGCCTACGTCGAGGACGCCGAGGCCGCGCTCGAACAGCTCGGTCTCGCCCCCGCCGTCCTCGTCGGCCACGCCATGGGCGCGCTGACCGCCTGGCAGCTCGCCGCGAGGCGCCCGGACCTGGTGTCCGGCCTTGTCATCTGCGACATGCGGGCCTCCGCGCTCGGCGCGGCCTCGCAGCGCGAGTGGGCCGACTGGTTCCGCTCCTGGCCCGTCCCCTTCGCCACGCTCGCCGACGTCCGCAAGTGGTTCGGCGAGGACGACCCCTGGGTGGAGCGCCCCCACCCGTCCCGCGGCGCCTTCTACGCCGAGGTCATGCACGAGTGTGCCGACGGCTGGCGCCCCGTCTTCGACCCCGACCAGATGCTCAGGACCCGCGAGACCTGGGTCCACGACGCCCATTGGGAGGAACTCGCCCAGGTCCGCTGCCCCACCCTGGTGGTCCGCGGCCTGGACGGCGAACTGGGCCGCGCGGAGGCCCAGGAGATGGTCCGCGTCCTGCCCCACGGCGAGTACGCGGAGATCGCCGACGCCGGCCACCTCATCCACTACGACCAGCCCACGGCCTGGCGCGCCGCGATCGAACCGTTCCTGAACCGCGTCCTGGTCCCCTGA
- a CDS encoding PAS domain S-box protein, which translates to MSASRRSGTTDELGPDEPEPERPEGSGAMDDSSDPGGSDLLAALLDGMDAALCAFDADGVVTHWNREAERILGWSATEAVGRHGFAGWAVRSADAEEVETRLMAAMHAPGRQVHEFALVTKDGGRVLVRTQSAAVRGPEGKPAGVYCAFSEVHAQIDLERSIALSEALFEDASWGVVLVDADLRPAVVNAFAARALGIGRTAVLGRPLGELLARGVEELESAFTHVLAEGAPPAPAEMWVAVRTAEGEKRRCWRSGFLRLASPLAEEPVPLGVGWLFQDVTDAKQAEQEAALIRFRSNQLHRAARAAAECEDPAEAATVHLDFALAGFADHALLDRVAAPPRAETSAGGEDAGAVRLVRIAATPAGAPGPSLLSGAAGLPARYEEGHPALSCVDRAGTVRADAGSVPAERAREWALARQWPPDAVHVLCAVLRSRGRTLGVLTFVRGAGRSRFERADAAYAEDVAVRVAAALDLAGVVGE; encoded by the coding sequence GTGAGTGCTTCCCGGCGGAGTGGGACCACCGACGAGCTGGGGCCGGACGAGCCCGAGCCGGAGCGTCCCGAGGGCTCCGGCGCCATGGACGACAGCAGCGACCCCGGCGGGTCCGATCTGCTCGCCGCGCTGCTCGACGGCATGGACGCGGCCCTGTGCGCCTTCGACGCGGACGGGGTCGTCACCCACTGGAACCGCGAGGCCGAGCGGATCCTCGGCTGGAGCGCCACGGAGGCCGTCGGGCGGCACGGGTTCGCCGGGTGGGCGGTGCGCAGCGCCGACGCCGAGGAGGTCGAGACGCGGCTGATGGCCGCCATGCACGCGCCGGGCCGCCAGGTGCACGAGTTCGCGCTGGTGACGAAGGACGGCGGGCGGGTGCTCGTACGGACGCAGTCGGCGGCCGTGCGCGGGCCGGAGGGCAAGCCGGCGGGCGTGTACTGCGCCTTCAGCGAGGTGCACGCGCAGATCGACCTGGAACGGTCGATCGCGCTGAGCGAAGCCCTGTTCGAGGACGCGTCCTGGGGTGTCGTCCTGGTCGACGCGGATCTGCGGCCGGCCGTGGTCAACGCGTTCGCGGCACGGGCCCTGGGCATCGGGCGTACGGCCGTCCTCGGACGGCCGCTCGGTGAGCTGCTCGCGCGGGGCGTGGAGGAGCTGGAGAGCGCGTTCACACATGTCCTCGCGGAGGGCGCGCCGCCCGCGCCGGCCGAGATGTGGGTGGCGGTGCGTACGGCGGAGGGGGAGAAGCGGCGCTGCTGGCGCAGTGGCTTCCTGCGGCTGGCCTCGCCGCTCGCCGAGGAACCCGTGCCGCTCGGGGTGGGCTGGCTGTTCCAGGACGTGACCGACGCGAAGCAGGCGGAGCAGGAGGCGGCGCTGATCCGGTTCCGCAGCAATCAGCTGCACCGGGCCGCGCGGGCCGCCGCCGAGTGCGAGGACCCGGCGGAGGCGGCCACCGTTCATCTCGACTTCGCGCTCGCCGGGTTCGCCGACCACGCGCTGCTGGACCGGGTGGCCGCGCCCCCGCGCGCGGAGACCTCGGCCGGTGGTGAGGACGCGGGGGCGGTGCGGCTGGTGCGGATCGCCGCGACGCCCGCCGGCGCGCCGGGTCCGAGTCTGCTCAGCGGGGCCGCCGGGCTGCCCGCGCGGTACGAGGAGGGGCATCCGGCGTTGAGCTGCGTCGACCGGGCCGGCACCGTGCGGGCCGACGCGGGTTCGGTGCCGGCCGAGCGGGCACGGGAGTGGGCGCTGGCCCGGCAGTGGCCGCCGGACGCGGTGCACGTGCTGTGCGCGGTGCTGCGCAGCCGGGGCCGGACGCTGGGCGTGCTGACGTTCGTACGGGGGGCCGGGCGCAGCCGGTTCGAGCGGGCGGACGCGGCGTACGCGGAGGACGTGGCGGTACGGGTCGCGGCGGCGCTGGACCTGGCCGGGGTGGTCGGGGAGTAG
- a CDS encoding citrate synthase 2: MSDFVPGLEGVIAFETEIAEPDKEGGALRYRGVDIEDLVGHVSFGNVWGLLVDGAFNPGLPPAEPFPIPVHSGDIRVDVQSALAMLAPVWGLKPLLDIDVEQAREDLARAAVMALSYVAQSARGQGLPMVPQREIDKAQSITERFMIRWRGEPDPKHVAAVDAYWSSAAEHGMNASTFTARVIASTGADVAAALSGAVGAMSGPLHGGAPSRVLHMIEEIERTGDAEGYVRQALDRGERLMGFGHRVYRAEDPRARVLRRTARELGAPRFEIAEALEKAALEELHNRRPDRVLATNVEFWAAIMLDFAQVPAHMFTSMFTCARTAGWSAHILEQKRTGRLVRPSARYVGPGPRSPQDVEGYADIAH, encoded by the coding sequence ATGTCCGACTTCGTACCCGGGCTCGAAGGAGTCATCGCGTTCGAGACGGAGATCGCCGAACCGGACAAGGAGGGCGGCGCCCTGCGCTACCGGGGCGTCGACATCGAGGACCTGGTCGGTCACGTCTCGTTCGGCAACGTGTGGGGGCTGCTCGTCGACGGCGCCTTCAACCCCGGCCTGCCGCCCGCCGAGCCGTTCCCGATCCCGGTGCACTCCGGTGACATCCGGGTGGACGTGCAGTCGGCGCTGGCCATGCTCGCCCCGGTGTGGGGCCTGAAACCGCTGCTCGACATCGACGTCGAGCAGGCCCGCGAGGACCTGGCCCGCGCCGCCGTGATGGCGCTGTCGTACGTCGCCCAGTCCGCGCGCGGGCAGGGCCTGCCGATGGTGCCGCAGCGGGAGATCGACAAGGCGCAGTCCATCACCGAGCGGTTCATGATCCGCTGGCGCGGCGAGCCGGACCCGAAGCACGTGGCCGCCGTGGACGCCTACTGGTCGTCGGCCGCCGAGCACGGTATGAACGCCTCGACGTTCACCGCCCGGGTCATCGCCTCCACGGGCGCGGACGTCGCCGCCGCGCTGTCCGGTGCGGTCGGCGCGATGTCCGGTCCGCTGCACGGCGGCGCCCCCTCGCGCGTGCTGCACATGATCGAGGAGATCGAGCGGACCGGGGACGCGGAAGGCTACGTCAGGCAGGCCCTGGACCGCGGCGAGCGGCTCATGGGCTTCGGCCACCGGGTGTACAGGGCCGAGGACCCCCGCGCGCGCGTGCTGCGGCGTACGGCCCGTGAGCTGGGCGCGCCCCGCTTCGAGATCGCGGAGGCGCTGGAGAAGGCGGCGCTGGAGGAGCTGCACAACCGGCGGCCCGACCGGGTGCTGGCCACCAACGTGGAGTTCTGGGCCGCGATCATGCTGGACTTCGCCCAGGTGCCGGCGCACATGTTCACCTCGATGTTCACGTGCGCCCGTACGGCGGGCTGGTCGGCGCACATCCTGGAGCAGAAGCGGACGGGCCGCCTGGTGCGGCCCTCGGCGCGGTACGTGGGCCCGGGTCCGCGCAGCCCGCAGGACGTCGAGGGCTACGCGGACATCGCGCACTGA
- the pdxH gene encoding pyridoxamine 5'-phosphate oxidase: MTDREPSPDPVVDPAAMRKQYRAQGLDEHDLAAHPMDQFGRWFEEAARAALHGTLYEPNAMVVSTADATGRPSTRTVLMKQFDTDGFVFYTNYGSRKALDLAANPYVSLLFPWHPVARQVIVTGTARRTGRDETAAYFRTRPHGSQLGAWASAQSSVIASRAELDAAHAALAARYPEGEQVPVPPHWGGFRIAPDTVEFWQGRENRLHDRLRYTSRPDGSWQVERLSP, encoded by the coding sequence GTGACCGACCGCGAACCGAGCCCCGACCCCGTGGTGGACCCCGCCGCCATGCGCAAGCAGTACCGCGCCCAGGGCCTGGACGAGCACGATCTCGCCGCCCACCCCATGGACCAGTTCGGCCGCTGGTTCGAGGAGGCCGCGCGGGCCGCCCTGCACGGAACGCTGTACGAGCCCAACGCCATGGTCGTCTCCACGGCCGACGCGACCGGCCGCCCCAGCACCCGCACGGTCCTGATGAAGCAGTTCGACACGGACGGCTTCGTCTTCTACACCAACTACGGCTCCCGCAAGGCCCTCGACCTGGCCGCCAACCCGTACGTCTCGCTGCTCTTCCCCTGGCACCCGGTCGCCCGCCAGGTCATCGTCACCGGCACCGCCCGCCGTACCGGACGCGACGAGACCGCCGCGTACTTCCGCACCCGCCCGCACGGCTCCCAGCTCGGCGCCTGGGCCAGCGCCCAGTCCTCGGTGATCGCCTCCCGCGCCGAACTCGACGCCGCCCACGCCGCGCTCGCCGCCCGCTACCCGGAGGGCGAGCAGGTCCCGGTCCCGCCGCACTGGGGCGGCTTCCGCATCGCCCCCGACACGGTCGAGTTCTGGCAGGGCCGCGAGAACCGCCTCCACGACCGCCTCCGCTACACGTCCCGCCCGGACGGCTCCTGGCAGGTGGAACGGCTCAGCCCCTGA